In Candidatus Stygibacter australis, the following proteins share a genomic window:
- the secG gene encoding preprotein translocase subunit SecG, whose amino-acid sequence MYTVLLVLHVVVAIGTLLVILVQSSKGNGLDSTLGGAASQVLGGQAAPAFLKKMTRILVAAFFIVCVLLAFQNNKQRRTRTSSAVQKLREQSQTEEVQPMEENAPLEEMPLELPAAAGDSI is encoded by the coding sequence ATGTACACAGTATTATTAGTTTTGCATGTAGTAGTCGCTATTGGGACTCTATTGGTAATTCTGGTTCAATCCAGTAAAGGTAACGGTTTGGACAGCACCTTAGGTGGTGCAGCCAGCCAGGTTTTAGGTGGTCAGGCAGCCCCTGCTTTCCTCAAAAAAATGACTCGCATACTTGTAGCTGCTTTTTTCATCGTTTGCGTTCTTTTGGCTTTTCAAAATAATAAACAGCGTCGTACAAGAACATCTTCAGCTGTACAAAAACTGCGCGAGCAGAGTCAAACAGAAGAAGTACAGCCAATGGAAGAGAATGCTCCATTGGAAGAAATGCCATTGGAACTTCCAGCTGCTGCTGGTGACAGCATCTAA